The proteins below come from a single Necator americanus strain Aroian chromosome V, whole genome shotgun sequence genomic window:
- a CDS encoding hypothetical protein (NECATOR_CHRV.G21161.T1), translating to MGLEIFSINNKVIVDMEGKMRDSNARLYIGGLVMLVYLLIGAIVFVRLEYPLERIERETHWEYREQWKDRLISAGIEAVRGRTIITVAILLVSYLVAGAFVFQALEYGHEVEARSNFSFAIHRFKNATGVNQSEIDRLFADIRDAALNGIWMEKNVTSSPNWSFGQAFFFAGTLISTVGYGRVSPRTEHGKLFTIVYCIIGIPLTLALLSAIVARLRKPSQLLRGFLNKHLAHIFHAGQIQMFHLATVCLLLLVFVFLIPAWVFTNIEPDWTFLDAFYYCFVSLTTIGLGDYEPGDSPDQEYRNVYKVIATVYLLVGLCCMMLFLATLYEIPHFDLTRFFLKTEEESRMVDENDVGPKYGRFSEDGASQSYENGFYHSH from the exons ATGGGGCTTGAGATCTTCTCCATAAACAATAAA GTTATTGTCGACATGGAAGGCAAAATGCGTGATAGCAACGCTCGTTTATACATTGGAGGACTTGTGATGCTGGTTTATCTACTGATCGGAGCTATTGTTTTTGTAAG GCTTGAGTATCCACTGGAGCGAATCGAGCGCGAAACACATTGGGAATATAGGGAGCAATGGAAAGATAGACTGATCTCGGCTGGTATTGAAG CGGTACGTGGTCGTACTATAATCACCGTTGCGATTCTCCTCGTCAGCTATCTAGTCGCAGGCGCATTTGTCTTCCAAGCTCTAGAATATGGTCATGAAGTTGAAGCTAGATCGAATTTCTCTTTTGCAATACATCGTTTCAAGAACGCTACTGGAGTTAATC AGTCCGAGATAGACCGACTATTCGCTGATATTCGCGATGCCGCCTTGAACGGCATTTGGATGGAGAAGAATGTGACGAGTTCACCAAATTGGTCCTTCGGCCAAGCGTTCTTTTTTGCTGGAACTCTCATCAGTACTGTTG GCTATGGTCGCGTCTCACCAAGAACGGAACATGGAAAATTGTTTACAATTGTGTATTGTATCATTG GCATACCGCTAACCCTAGCCTTACTGTCTGCAATAGTAGCACGTCTCAGAAAACCGTCGCAGTTGTTGCGTGGATTCCTGAACAAACACTTGGCGCACATTTTTCACGCTGGACAGATTCAG ATGTTCCATCTTGCAACAGTATGTTTGCTTCTTCTTGTCTTCGTATTTCTCATCCCTGCTTGGGTCTTCACCAACATTGAACCCGACTGGACTTTCTTGGATGCTTTCTATTACTGTTTCGTGTCGCTGACAACAATTGGATTAG GCGACTATGAGCCGGGTGATAGCCCCGATCAAGAGTACAGAAACGTGTACAAAGTAATAGCAACAG TGTATCTGTTAGTGGGTCTGTGTTGTATGATGTTGTTCTTGGCTACACTTTACGAAATCCCACATTTCGATTTAACACGGTTCTTCTTGAAAACAGAGGAGGAGTCCAGAATGGTTGACGAG AATGACGTGGGTCCGAAATATGGCCGGTTCTCCGAAGATGGGGCTTCCCAATCTTACGAAAATGGATTCTACCATTCTCACTAA
- a CDS encoding hypothetical protein (NECATOR_CHRV.G21161.T2): MGLEIFSINNKVIVDMEGKMRDSNARLYIGGLVMLVYLLIGAIVFVRLEYPLERIERETHWEYREQWKDRLISAGIEESEIDRLFADIRDAALNGIWMEKNVTSSPNWSFGQAFFFAGTLISTVGYGRVSPRTEHGKLFTIVYCIIGIPLTLALLSAIVARLRKPSQLLRGFLNKHLAHIFHAGQIQMFHLATVCLLLLVFVFLIPAWVFTNIEPDWTFLDAFYYCFVSLTTIGLGDYEPGDSPDQEYRNVYKVIATVYLLVGLCCMMLFLATLYEIPHFDLTRFFLKTEEESRMVDENDVGPKYGRFSEDGASQSYENGFYHSH, translated from the exons ATGGGGCTTGAGATCTTCTCCATAAACAATAAA GTTATTGTCGACATGGAAGGCAAAATGCGTGATAGCAACGCTCGTTTATACATTGGAGGACTTGTGATGCTGGTTTATCTACTGATCGGAGCTATTGTTTTTGTAAG GCTTGAGTATCCACTGGAGCGAATCGAGCGCGAAACACATTGGGAATATAGGGAGCAATGGAAAGATAGACTGATCTCGGCTGGTATTGAAG AGTCCGAGATAGACCGACTATTCGCTGATATTCGCGATGCCGCCTTGAACGGCATTTGGATGGAGAAGAATGTGACGAGTTCACCAAATTGGTCCTTCGGCCAAGCGTTCTTTTTTGCTGGAACTCTCATCAGTACTGTTG GCTATGGTCGCGTCTCACCAAGAACGGAACATGGAAAATTGTTTACAATTGTGTATTGTATCATTG GCATACCGCTAACCCTAGCCTTACTGTCTGCAATAGTAGCACGTCTCAGAAAACCGTCGCAGTTGTTGCGTGGATTCCTGAACAAACACTTGGCGCACATTTTTCACGCTGGACAGATTCAG ATGTTCCATCTTGCAACAGTATGTTTGCTTCTTCTTGTCTTCGTATTTCTCATCCCTGCTTGGGTCTTCACCAACATTGAACCCGACTGGACTTTCTTGGATGCTTTCTATTACTGTTTCGTGTCGCTGACAACAATTGGATTAG GCGACTATGAGCCGGGTGATAGCCCCGATCAAGAGTACAGAAACGTGTACAAAGTAATAGCAACAG TGTATCTGTTAGTGGGTCTGTGTTGTATGATGTTGTTCTTGGCTACACTTTACGAAATCCCACATTTCGATTTAACACGGTTCTTCTTGAAAACAGAGGAGGAGTCCAGAATGGTTGACGAG AATGACGTGGGTCCGAAATATGGCCGGTTCTCCGAAGATGGGGCTTCCCAATCTTACGAAAATGGATTCTACCATTCTCACTAA
- a CDS encoding hypothetical protein (NECATOR_CHRV.G21161.T3): protein MGLEIFSINNKVIVDMEGKMRDSNARLYIGGLVMLVYLLIGAIVFVRLEYPLERIERETHWEYREQWKDRLISAGIEGAFVFQALEYGHEVEARSNFSFAIHRFKNATGVNQSEIDRLFADIRDAALNGIWMEKNVTSSPNWSFGQAFFFAGTLISTVGYGRVSPRTEHGKLFTIVYCIIGIPLTLALLSAIVARLRKPSQLLRGFLNKHLAHIFHAGQIQMFHLATVCLLLLVFVFLIPAWVFTNIEPDWTFLDAFYYCFVSLTTIGLGDYEPGDSPDQEYRNVYKVIATVYLLVGLCCMMLFLATLYEIPHFDLTRFFLKTEEESRMVDENDVGPKYGRFSEDGASQSYENGFYHSH from the exons ATGGGGCTTGAGATCTTCTCCATAAACAATAAA GTTATTGTCGACATGGAAGGCAAAATGCGTGATAGCAACGCTCGTTTATACATTGGAGGACTTGTGATGCTGGTTTATCTACTGATCGGAGCTATTGTTTTTGTAAG GCTTGAGTATCCACTGGAGCGAATCGAGCGCGAAACACATTGGGAATATAGGGAGCAATGGAAAGATAGACTGATCTCGGCTGGTATTGAAG GCGCATTTGTCTTCCAAGCTCTAGAATATGGTCATGAAGTTGAAGCTAGATCGAATTTCTCTTTTGCAATACATCGTTTCAAGAACGCTACTGGAGTTAATC AGTCCGAGATAGACCGACTATTCGCTGATATTCGCGATGCCGCCTTGAACGGCATTTGGATGGAGAAGAATGTGACGAGTTCACCAAATTGGTCCTTCGGCCAAGCGTTCTTTTTTGCTGGAACTCTCATCAGTACTGTTG GCTATGGTCGCGTCTCACCAAGAACGGAACATGGAAAATTGTTTACAATTGTGTATTGTATCATTG GCATACCGCTAACCCTAGCCTTACTGTCTGCAATAGTAGCACGTCTCAGAAAACCGTCGCAGTTGTTGCGTGGATTCCTGAACAAACACTTGGCGCACATTTTTCACGCTGGACAGATTCAG ATGTTCCATCTTGCAACAGTATGTTTGCTTCTTCTTGTCTTCGTATTTCTCATCCCTGCTTGGGTCTTCACCAACATTGAACCCGACTGGACTTTCTTGGATGCTTTCTATTACTGTTTCGTGTCGCTGACAACAATTGGATTAG GCGACTATGAGCCGGGTGATAGCCCCGATCAAGAGTACAGAAACGTGTACAAAGTAATAGCAACAG TGTATCTGTTAGTGGGTCTGTGTTGTATGATGTTGTTCTTGGCTACACTTTACGAAATCCCACATTTCGATTTAACACGGTTCTTCTTGAAAACAGAGGAGGAGTCCAGAATGGTTGACGAG AATGACGTGGGTCCGAAATATGGCCGGTTCTCCGAAGATGGGGCTTCCCAATCTTACGAAAATGGATTCTACCATTCTCACTAA